Proteins encoded by one window of Phycisphaerales bacterium AB-hyl4:
- a CDS encoding DUF2231 domain-containing protein — protein sequence MARSQQFDWSGGHWRWLGVAALASCLPGCEADGSDWLNWLGRLHVQTVHFPIALLAAAALAEWLAWLTDRSQLASAGRYCLWLGAVGALVAGLLGWLNAGWQWQYDEAVAGLSAHRWLGTAVVGWFVVLAMLSELARRRNSGRWLWAYRFSLLVGVALVGTTAHMGGVIVYGSEYFAPPW from the coding sequence ATGGCACGTTCGCAACAGTTCGATTGGTCCGGCGGTCACTGGCGGTGGCTCGGTGTGGCGGCACTGGCATCGTGTCTCCCGGGGTGCGAGGCGGATGGCTCGGACTGGCTCAACTGGCTCGGTCGACTGCACGTCCAGACGGTACACTTTCCGATCGCGCTGCTCGCGGCTGCCGCGCTGGCGGAATGGTTGGCCTGGCTGACCGACCGATCACAATTGGCAAGCGCAGGACGGTACTGCCTGTGGCTGGGCGCGGTTGGGGCGTTGGTTGCCGGCCTCTTGGGCTGGCTGAACGCTGGCTGGCAGTGGCAATACGATGAAGCGGTGGCCGGCCTTTCGGCCCACCGCTGGTTGGGTACGGCCGTCGTCGGCTGGTTTGTCGTGCTGGCGATGCTCTCCGAACTCGCGCGCCGACGCAACAGTGGACGATGGTTGTGGGCCTATCGATTCAGCCTGCTCGTGGGTGTTGCTCTTGTCGGCACCACCGCTCATATGGGCGGGGTGATCGTCTACGGTAGCGAGTATTTCGCCCCGCCATGGTGA